A genomic window from Brevibacillus agri includes:
- a CDS encoding sensor histidine kinase — MQKWYHILHKNTGLSPYVWVVFYILPFYFIFRSSSTYEVVSGIAMIILFFVCYVLAFLSKGWLIYFWTSLQIVISIAMTVMFGYVYFSLFLAFFIGNIQNKIGFITLYTIHLISTVVTINMGFLSKNAQLFNQLPFVLVSLIAVILLPVTTYNWNKREKLQGELNHANKRISELVKLEERQRIARDLHDTLGQKLSLIGLKSDLASKLIYKNPVRAQTELEEIRQTARIALKEVREMVTQMRGTRLAEEMFRIKQIFKAAEIELSVEGDPDLKHTSLMAENVLSMCLKEAVTNVVKHSNATACSIVIEPARTDLIVRVIDNGSGMAEESVCRGNGLRGMRERLEFVNGSMDIQSSESGTQVVFRVPNAFQQPEKEAGS, encoded by the coding sequence ATGCAAAAGTGGTATCACATTCTCCATAAAAACACGGGCCTTAGTCCTTATGTGTGGGTTGTTTTCTACATCCTGCCGTTCTACTTCATCTTTCGCTCGTCGTCCACGTACGAGGTCGTGAGCGGAATCGCGATGATTATCCTGTTTTTCGTCTGCTACGTCCTGGCGTTTCTCTCCAAGGGCTGGCTGATTTACTTCTGGACCAGCTTGCAGATCGTGATTTCGATTGCGATGACCGTCATGTTCGGCTATGTGTACTTCTCGCTGTTTCTGGCGTTTTTCATCGGCAATATCCAGAACAAGATCGGCTTTATCACGCTGTACACGATTCATTTGATTAGCACCGTCGTGACGATCAACATGGGCTTTCTCTCGAAAAACGCGCAGCTTTTCAACCAGTTGCCGTTTGTGCTCGTCAGCCTGATCGCCGTCATTCTGTTGCCGGTGACGACGTACAACTGGAACAAGCGGGAAAAGCTGCAGGGAGAGCTGAACCACGCGAACAAGCGGATATCCGAGCTGGTCAAACTGGAGGAGCGGCAGCGCATCGCCCGCGACCTGCACGATACGCTGGGGCAAAAGCTGTCCTTGATCGGCCTGAAAAGCGACCTGGCGAGCAAGTTGATCTATAAAAACCCTGTGCGCGCGCAAACGGAGCTGGAGGAAATCAGGCAGACGGCGCGAATTGCGTTGAAGGAAGTGCGGGAAATGGTCACGCAGATGCGGGGGACGCGGCTTGCGGAGGAAATGTTCCGCATCAAGCAAATTTTCAAGGCGGCGGAAATCGAGTTATCCGTGGAAGGCGATCCGGATTTGAAGCACACCTCCCTGATGGCGGAAAACGTGCTCAGCATGTGCCTCAAGGAAGCCGTCACAAACGTCGTCAAGCACAGCAACGCCACGGCATGCTCCATCGTCATCGAGCCAGCCCGGACGGATCTGATCGTGCGCGTCATCGACAACGGCAGCGGGATGGCAGAGGAATCTGTTTGCCGGGGGAACGGGCTGCGCGGGATGCGGGAGCGGCTGGAATTTGTCAACGGCAGCATGGACATTCAGTCGTCGGAGTCTGGCACCCAGGTCGTCTTTCGGGTGCCAAACGCCTTCCAACAACCGGAAAAGGAGGCGGGATCATGA
- a CDS encoding fatty acid desaturase has product MHQSNIAQLKKNVAPFEKTDTKSSIRQMVNTILPLLLLWYGAYLSLSVSYWLTLPLAILTAGFVIRTFIIFHDCCHQSFFKSRRANDILGTITGVLTCVPYEQWKQSHSIHHATSSNLDKRGVGDIWILTVEEYLAAPLWRKIAYRIYRNPFVMFGIGPIFVFALQYRFNRKGARRKERLNTYLTNVLLVGLYALLIWAIGWQAFLLVQLPVFFVSGLLGIWLFYVQHQFEDSYFENEEEWSYVKAAVEGSSYYKLPKVLQWITGNIGFHHVHHLSPKVPNYNLEKAHNETPPLQMATTITLSTSVKSLRFRLWDEESKRFVSFKEIKERKQQQVKLMSASAEAIIDALHSKKASLERK; this is encoded by the coding sequence ATGCATCAATCGAACATCGCCCAGCTCAAAAAGAATGTGGCCCCCTTTGAAAAAACAGACACCAAGTCGAGCATTCGCCAGATGGTCAACACGATTCTTCCCCTGCTTTTGCTCTGGTATGGCGCCTATCTCAGCCTGTCCGTATCGTACTGGCTGACGTTGCCGCTGGCGATTTTGACAGCCGGCTTTGTCATCCGCACGTTCATCATTTTTCACGACTGCTGCCATCAGTCTTTTTTCAAAAGCCGTCGGGCCAATGACATTCTCGGCACGATCACGGGCGTGCTGACGTGCGTCCCGTACGAACAGTGGAAGCAAAGCCACTCCATTCACCACGCGACGAGCAGCAACCTCGACAAGCGCGGTGTCGGCGACATCTGGATTTTGACGGTGGAGGAATATCTCGCCGCTCCGCTTTGGCGTAAAATCGCCTATCGCATCTACCGCAATCCATTTGTCATGTTCGGGATCGGTCCGATTTTTGTATTTGCGCTGCAATACCGCTTCAATCGCAAAGGAGCCCGCCGCAAAGAGCGATTGAACACGTATTTGACCAATGTGTTGCTGGTTGGCCTGTATGCGCTTCTGATCTGGGCGATCGGTTGGCAAGCATTTTTGCTCGTGCAGCTTCCCGTCTTTTTTGTCTCCGGGTTGCTCGGGATTTGGCTGTTTTACGTGCAGCATCAGTTCGAGGATTCGTATTTTGAAAACGAGGAAGAGTGGAGCTACGTGAAGGCCGCAGTAGAGGGCAGCTCCTACTACAAGCTCCCGAAAGTGTTGCAGTGGATCACGGGAAATATCGGCTTCCACCACGTGCATCATCTGAGCCCGAAGGTGCCAAACTACAATTTGGAAAAAGCGCACAACGAGACGCCGCCGCTGCAAATGGCGACGACGATTACGCTGTCTACAAGCGTGAAATCGTTGCGCTTCCGCCTGTGGGATGAAGAGAGCAAGCGTTTTGTGAGCTTCAAGGAAATCAAGGAACGCAAACAGCAGCAAGTCAAGCTAATGTCGGCATCGGCTGAGGCGATTATCGACGCGCTGCACAGCAAAAAAGCCAGTTTGGAAAGAAAATAA
- a CDS encoding ABC transporter substrate-binding protein, with protein MKRKTSARTMRHIMTSFFSLCMLFVLAGCGGGANQAQQTQQPAQQQATTEQSTTAAQPAPAEAGEVREIKHAMGTTQIKGTPQRVIILTNEGTEALLALGVKPIAAVQSWEGEPWYDHIKDEMAGVESLGFETEPNLEKIVSLSPDLIIGNKVRHEKVYDQLSKVAPTVFAEELSGRWKTNFALYAEAVNKKAEGEKVLKEFDERVAAAKEKLGSKTATKVSVAKFSKKGVQIYQKDTFSGVLLEQLGIARPASQDVNNFAEFVSEEGMSVMDGDVLFYWVSEEKGATDITNMAKKWMDSPVFKSLNVSKNNQVFQVSETIWNTAGGIKAANLLLDDIMKRLDVQ; from the coding sequence ATGAAAAGAAAGACCAGCGCACGAACCATGCGCCACATCATGACCAGCTTTTTCTCCCTTTGCATGCTGTTTGTTCTGGCAGGCTGCGGAGGAGGCGCCAATCAGGCACAGCAGACACAGCAGCCAGCCCAGCAACAAGCGACGACGGAGCAAAGCACAACGGCCGCCCAGCCAGCTCCAGCGGAAGCAGGCGAAGTGCGCGAGATCAAGCACGCCATGGGTACGACCCAGATCAAAGGAACGCCGCAACGCGTCATCATCCTGACCAACGAAGGAACGGAAGCGCTGCTCGCTCTCGGCGTGAAGCCAATCGCTGCCGTGCAATCGTGGGAAGGCGAACCTTGGTACGACCATATCAAGGACGAGATGGCAGGGGTAGAGTCTCTCGGCTTTGAAACCGAGCCGAACCTCGAAAAGATTGTATCGCTTTCCCCAGACCTGATTATCGGAAACAAAGTCCGTCATGAAAAAGTGTACGACCAACTGTCCAAGGTCGCGCCAACCGTGTTCGCGGAAGAGCTGTCGGGCAGATGGAAAACCAACTTCGCTCTCTATGCCGAAGCGGTGAACAAAAAAGCGGAAGGCGAGAAGGTGCTCAAGGAGTTTGACGAGCGCGTAGCCGCAGCCAAAGAAAAGCTTGGCTCGAAGACGGCTACCAAAGTATCCGTAGCGAAATTCTCGAAAAAAGGCGTGCAGATTTACCAAAAGGATACCTTCAGCGGTGTCTTGCTCGAACAACTGGGCATCGCGCGTCCAGCTTCGCAAGACGTGAACAACTTCGCGGAGTTCGTGTCCGAAGAAGGCATGTCCGTCATGGATGGAGACGTCCTGTTCTACTGGGTATCGGAAGAAAAAGGCGCCACCGATATTACCAACATGGCGAAAAAGTGGATGGACAGCCCAGTTTTCAAATCGTTGAACGTATCGAAAAACAACCAAGTATTCCAGGTTAGCGAGACGATCTGGAACACAGCAGGCGGCATCAAAGCGGCCAACCTGCTGCTCGACGACATCATGAAGCGCCTTGATGTCCAGTAA